One window of Leopardus geoffroyi isolate Oge1 chromosome B3, O.geoffroyi_Oge1_pat1.0, whole genome shotgun sequence genomic DNA carries:
- the DET1 gene encoding DET1 homolog isoform X5 has product MDHHVSTIKPRRIQNQNVIHRLERRRISSGKAGTHWHQVRVFHQNVFPNFTVVNVEKPPCFLRKFSPDGRYFIAFSSDQTSLEIYEYQGCQAAEDLLQGYEGEILSNGNDQRSVSIRGRLFERFFVLLHITNVAANGEHLNRECSLFTDDCRCVIVGSAAYLPDEPHPPFYEVYRNSESVTPNPRSPLEDYSLHIIDLHTGRLCDTRTFKCDKVVLSHNQGLYLYKNILAILSVQQQTIHVFQVTPEGTFIDVRTIGRFCYEDDLLTVSAVFPEVQRDSQTGMASPFRDPFINSLKHRLLVYLWRRAEQDGSAMAKRRFFQYFDQLRQLRMWKMQLLDENHLFIKYTSEDVVTLRVTDPSQASFFVVYNMVTTEVIAVFENTSDELLELFENFCDLFRNATLHSEVQFPCSASSNNFARQIQRRFKDTIVNAKYGGHTEAVRRLLGQLPISAQSYSGSPYLDLSLFSYDDKWVSVMERPKTCGDHPIRDQGE; this is encoded by the exons ATGGATCATCATGTTTCCACCATCAAACCTCGAAGGATCCAGAACCAAAATGTCATTCACCGCCTGGAACGCCGACGGATCAGCTCGGGCAAGGCAGGCACCCACTGGCATCAGGTCCGAGTATTCCACCAGAATGTCTTCCCCAACTTCACGGTCGTCAATGTTGAAAAGCCTCCTTGTTTCTTGCGTAAATTCTCACCTGATGGACGCTACTTTATTGCTTTCTCTTCAGACCAGACGTCTCTCGAGATCTATGAGTACCAGGGCTGCCAGGCAGCCGAGGACCTACTGCAGGGCTATGAGGGGGAGATCCTGTCCAACGGCAATGACCAGCGGTCGGTCAGCATCCGCGGCCGGCTCTTTGAACGCTTCTTCGTCCTGCTGCACATCACCAACGTGGCCGCCAACGGTGAGCACCTGAACCGGGAGTGCAGCCTCTTCACTGACGACTGTCGCTGTGTCATCGTGGGCTCAGCTGCCTACCTCCCGGATGAGCCGCATCCTCCTTTTTACGAGGTGTATCGCAACAGTGAGTCCGTGACCCCCAACCCCCGGTCCCCTCTGGAGGACTATTCCCTCCACATCATTGACCTTCACACCGGCCGCCTATGCGATACGCGCACCTTCAAGTGTGATAAAGTGGTCCTGTCGCACAACCAAGGGCTGTACCTGTACAAAAACATCCTGGCCATCTTGTCAGTGCAGCAGCAGACCATCCACGTCTTCCAGGTGACCCCTGAAGGCACGTTCATTGACGTGAGGACCATCGGCCGCTTCTGCTACGAGGATGACCTCCTCACCGTGTCAGCTGTCTTCCCTGAGGTGCAGCGGGACAGTCAGACGGGCATGGCCAGTCCTTTCCGAGATCCCTTCATCAACTCCCTCAAACACCGGCTGCTGGTGTACTTGTGGCGCCGGGCGGAGCAGGACGGGAGTGCGATGGCCAAGAGGCGCTTCTTCCAGTACTTTGACCAGCTGCGGCAGCTGCGCATGTGGAAAATGCAGCTTCTGGACGAAAACCATCTGTTTATCAAGTACACTAGTGAGGACGTGGTCACCCTGCGGGTCACGGATCCATCACAG GCATCTTTCTTTgtggtgtacaatatggtgacaACAGAGGTGATTGCTGTGTTTGAGAATACATCCGATGAGCTTTTAGAGCTCTTTGAGAACTTCTGTGACCTCTTCCGTAACGCCACCCTGCACAGTGAAGTCCAGTTTCCCTGCTCAGCTTCTAGCAACAATTTTGCAAGGCAGATCCAGCGCCG GTTTAAAGACACTATCGTGAATGCCAAGTACGGAGGGCACACGGAGGCAGTACGCCGGCTGCTGGGGCAGCTCCCCATCAGCGCCCAGTCTTACAGCGGTAGCCCCTaccttgatttgtctctcttcaGCTACGACGACAAGTGGGTGTCCGTCATGGAGCGACCCAAGACTTGTGGAGATCACCCTATCAG
- the DET1 gene encoding DET1 homolog isoform X3 — protein MDHHVSTIKPRRIQNQNVIHRLERRRISSGKAGTHWHQVRVFHQNVFPNFTVVNVEKPPCFLRKFSPDGRYFIAFSSDQTSLEIYEYQGCQAAEDLLQGYEGEILSNGNDQRSVSIRGRLFERFFVLLHITNVAANGEHLNRECSLFTDDCRCVIVGSAAYLPDEPHPPFYEVYRNSESVTPNPRSPLEDYSLHIIDLHTGRLCDTRTFKCDKVVLSHNQGLYLYKNILAILSVQQQTIHVFQVTPEGTFIDVRTIGRFCYEDDLLTVSAVFPEVQRDSQTGMASPFRDPFINSLKHRLLVYLWRRAEQDGSAMAKRRFFQYFDQLRQLRMWKMQLLDENHLFIKYTSEDVVTLRVTDPSQASFFVVYNMVTTEVIAVFENTSDELLELFENFCDLFRNATLHSEVQFPCSASSNNFARQIQRRFKDTIVNAKYGGHTEAVRRLLGQLPISAQSYSGSPYLDLSLFSYDDKWVSVMERPKTCGDHPISRASFKIGVFSKPAAALSAECRDQGE, from the exons ATGGATCATCATGTTTCCACCATCAAACCTCGAAGGATCCAGAACCAAAATGTCATTCACCGCCTGGAACGCCGACGGATCAGCTCGGGCAAGGCAGGCACCCACTGGCATCAGGTCCGAGTATTCCACCAGAATGTCTTCCCCAACTTCACGGTCGTCAATGTTGAAAAGCCTCCTTGTTTCTTGCGTAAATTCTCACCTGATGGACGCTACTTTATTGCTTTCTCTTCAGACCAGACGTCTCTCGAGATCTATGAGTACCAGGGCTGCCAGGCAGCCGAGGACCTACTGCAGGGCTATGAGGGGGAGATCCTGTCCAACGGCAATGACCAGCGGTCGGTCAGCATCCGCGGCCGGCTCTTTGAACGCTTCTTCGTCCTGCTGCACATCACCAACGTGGCCGCCAACGGTGAGCACCTGAACCGGGAGTGCAGCCTCTTCACTGACGACTGTCGCTGTGTCATCGTGGGCTCAGCTGCCTACCTCCCGGATGAGCCGCATCCTCCTTTTTACGAGGTGTATCGCAACAGTGAGTCCGTGACCCCCAACCCCCGGTCCCCTCTGGAGGACTATTCCCTCCACATCATTGACCTTCACACCGGCCGCCTATGCGATACGCGCACCTTCAAGTGTGATAAAGTGGTCCTGTCGCACAACCAAGGGCTGTACCTGTACAAAAACATCCTGGCCATCTTGTCAGTGCAGCAGCAGACCATCCACGTCTTCCAGGTGACCCCTGAAGGCACGTTCATTGACGTGAGGACCATCGGCCGCTTCTGCTACGAGGATGACCTCCTCACCGTGTCAGCTGTCTTCCCTGAGGTGCAGCGGGACAGTCAGACGGGCATGGCCAGTCCTTTCCGAGATCCCTTCATCAACTCCCTCAAACACCGGCTGCTGGTGTACTTGTGGCGCCGGGCGGAGCAGGACGGGAGTGCGATGGCCAAGAGGCGCTTCTTCCAGTACTTTGACCAGCTGCGGCAGCTGCGCATGTGGAAAATGCAGCTTCTGGACGAAAACCATCTGTTTATCAAGTACACTAGTGAGGACGTGGTCACCCTGCGGGTCACGGATCCATCACAG GCATCTTTCTTTgtggtgtacaatatggtgacaACAGAGGTGATTGCTGTGTTTGAGAATACATCCGATGAGCTTTTAGAGCTCTTTGAGAACTTCTGTGACCTCTTCCGTAACGCCACCCTGCACAGTGAAGTCCAGTTTCCCTGCTCAGCTTCTAGCAACAATTTTGCAAGGCAGATCCAGCGCCG GTTTAAAGACACTATCGTGAATGCCAAGTACGGAGGGCACACGGAGGCAGTACGCCGGCTGCTGGGGCAGCTCCCCATCAGCGCCCAGTCTTACAGCGGTAGCCCCTaccttgatttgtctctcttcaGCTACGACGACAAGTGGGTGTCCGTCATGGAGCGACCCAAGACTTGTGGAGATCACCCTATCAG
- the DET1 gene encoding DET1 homolog isoform X2, whose product MDHHVSTIKPRRIQNQNVIHRLERRRISSGKAGTHWHQVRVFHQNVFPNFTVVNVEKPPCFLRKFSPDGRYFIAFSSDQTSLEIYEYQGCQAAEDLLQGYEGEILSNGNDQRSVSIRGRLFERFFVLLHITNVAANGEHLNRECSLFTDDCRCVIVGSAAYLPDEPHPPFYEVYRNSESVTPNPRSPLEDYSLHIIDLHTGRLCDTRTFKCDKVVLSHNQGLYLYKNILAILSVQQQTIHVFQVTPEGTFIDVRTIGRFCYEDDLLTVSAVFPEVQRDSQTGMASPFRDPFINSLKHRLLVYLWRRAEQDGSAMAKRRFFQYFDQLRQLRMWKMQLLDENHLFIKYTSEDVVTLRVTDPSQASFFVVYNMVTTEVIAVFENTSDELLELFENFCDLFRNATLHSEVQFPCSASSNNFARQIQRRFKDTIVNAKYGGHTEAVRRLLGQLPISAQSYSGSPYLDLSLFSYDDKWVSVMERPKTCGDHPIRFYARDSGLLKFEIQAGLLGRPINHTVRRLVAFTFHPFEPFAISVQRTNAEYVVNFHMRHCCT is encoded by the exons ATGGATCATCATGTTTCCACCATCAAACCTCGAAGGATCCAGAACCAAAATGTCATTCACCGCCTGGAACGCCGACGGATCAGCTCGGGCAAGGCAGGCACCCACTGGCATCAGGTCCGAGTATTCCACCAGAATGTCTTCCCCAACTTCACGGTCGTCAATGTTGAAAAGCCTCCTTGTTTCTTGCGTAAATTCTCACCTGATGGACGCTACTTTATTGCTTTCTCTTCAGACCAGACGTCTCTCGAGATCTATGAGTACCAGGGCTGCCAGGCAGCCGAGGACCTACTGCAGGGCTATGAGGGGGAGATCCTGTCCAACGGCAATGACCAGCGGTCGGTCAGCATCCGCGGCCGGCTCTTTGAACGCTTCTTCGTCCTGCTGCACATCACCAACGTGGCCGCCAACGGTGAGCACCTGAACCGGGAGTGCAGCCTCTTCACTGACGACTGTCGCTGTGTCATCGTGGGCTCAGCTGCCTACCTCCCGGATGAGCCGCATCCTCCTTTTTACGAGGTGTATCGCAACAGTGAGTCCGTGACCCCCAACCCCCGGTCCCCTCTGGAGGACTATTCCCTCCACATCATTGACCTTCACACCGGCCGCCTATGCGATACGCGCACCTTCAAGTGTGATAAAGTGGTCCTGTCGCACAACCAAGGGCTGTACCTGTACAAAAACATCCTGGCCATCTTGTCAGTGCAGCAGCAGACCATCCACGTCTTCCAGGTGACCCCTGAAGGCACGTTCATTGACGTGAGGACCATCGGCCGCTTCTGCTACGAGGATGACCTCCTCACCGTGTCAGCTGTCTTCCCTGAGGTGCAGCGGGACAGTCAGACGGGCATGGCCAGTCCTTTCCGAGATCCCTTCATCAACTCCCTCAAACACCGGCTGCTGGTGTACTTGTGGCGCCGGGCGGAGCAGGACGGGAGTGCGATGGCCAAGAGGCGCTTCTTCCAGTACTTTGACCAGCTGCGGCAGCTGCGCATGTGGAAAATGCAGCTTCTGGACGAAAACCATCTGTTTATCAAGTACACTAGTGAGGACGTGGTCACCCTGCGGGTCACGGATCCATCACAG GCATCTTTCTTTgtggtgtacaatatggtgacaACAGAGGTGATTGCTGTGTTTGAGAATACATCCGATGAGCTTTTAGAGCTCTTTGAGAACTTCTGTGACCTCTTCCGTAACGCCACCCTGCACAGTGAAGTCCAGTTTCCCTGCTCAGCTTCTAGCAACAATTTTGCAAGGCAGATCCAGCGCCG GTTTAAAGACACTATCGTGAATGCCAAGTACGGAGGGCACACGGAGGCAGTACGCCGGCTGCTGGGGCAGCTCCCCATCAGCGCCCAGTCTTACAGCGGTAGCCCCTaccttgatttgtctctcttcaGCTACGACGACAAGTGGGTGTCCGTCATGGAGCGACCCAAGACTTGTGGAGATCACCCTATCAG GTTCTATGCCCGGGACTCTGGTCTGCTCAAGTTTGAGATCCAGGCAGGCTTACTGGGCCGCCCCATCAACCACACAGTGCGGCGCCTTGTTGCATTCACCTTTCACCCTTTTGAGCCTTTTGCTATTTCCGTGCAGAGGACTAATGCCGAGTACGTTGTCAACTTCCACATGCGACACTGCTGCACGTAG
- the DET1 gene encoding DET1 homolog isoform X1, translating to MDHHVSTIKPRRIQNQNVIHRLERRRISSGKAGTHWHQVRVFHQNVFPNFTVVNVEKPPCFLRKFSPDGRYFIAFSSDQTSLEIYEYQGCQAAEDLLQGYEGEILSNGNDQRSVSIRGRLFERFFVLLHITNVAANGEHLNRECSLFTDDCRCVIVGSAAYLPDEPHPPFYEVYRNSESVTPNPRSPLEDYSLHIIDLHTGRLCDTRTFKCDKVVLSHNQGLYLYKNILAILSVQQQTIHVFQVTPEGTFIDVRTIGRFCYEDDLLTVSAVFPEVQRDSQTGMASPFRDPFINSLKHRLLVYLWRRAEQDGSAMAKRRFFQYFDQLRQLRMWKMQLLDENHLFIKYTSEDVVTLRVTDPSQASFFVVYNMVTTEVIAVFENTSDELLELFENFCDLFRNATLHSEVQFPCSASSNNFARQIQRRFKDTIVNAKYGGHTEAVRRLLGQLPISAQSYSGSPYLDLSLFSYDDKWVSVMERPKTCGDHPIRAATECFLELREKDNHWQTKFYRHTEFRGKGPPVTQPTRQVKEGGETVTGLGINGRSCNATRGLG from the exons ATGGATCATCATGTTTCCACCATCAAACCTCGAAGGATCCAGAACCAAAATGTCATTCACCGCCTGGAACGCCGACGGATCAGCTCGGGCAAGGCAGGCACCCACTGGCATCAGGTCCGAGTATTCCACCAGAATGTCTTCCCCAACTTCACGGTCGTCAATGTTGAAAAGCCTCCTTGTTTCTTGCGTAAATTCTCACCTGATGGACGCTACTTTATTGCTTTCTCTTCAGACCAGACGTCTCTCGAGATCTATGAGTACCAGGGCTGCCAGGCAGCCGAGGACCTACTGCAGGGCTATGAGGGGGAGATCCTGTCCAACGGCAATGACCAGCGGTCGGTCAGCATCCGCGGCCGGCTCTTTGAACGCTTCTTCGTCCTGCTGCACATCACCAACGTGGCCGCCAACGGTGAGCACCTGAACCGGGAGTGCAGCCTCTTCACTGACGACTGTCGCTGTGTCATCGTGGGCTCAGCTGCCTACCTCCCGGATGAGCCGCATCCTCCTTTTTACGAGGTGTATCGCAACAGTGAGTCCGTGACCCCCAACCCCCGGTCCCCTCTGGAGGACTATTCCCTCCACATCATTGACCTTCACACCGGCCGCCTATGCGATACGCGCACCTTCAAGTGTGATAAAGTGGTCCTGTCGCACAACCAAGGGCTGTACCTGTACAAAAACATCCTGGCCATCTTGTCAGTGCAGCAGCAGACCATCCACGTCTTCCAGGTGACCCCTGAAGGCACGTTCATTGACGTGAGGACCATCGGCCGCTTCTGCTACGAGGATGACCTCCTCACCGTGTCAGCTGTCTTCCCTGAGGTGCAGCGGGACAGTCAGACGGGCATGGCCAGTCCTTTCCGAGATCCCTTCATCAACTCCCTCAAACACCGGCTGCTGGTGTACTTGTGGCGCCGGGCGGAGCAGGACGGGAGTGCGATGGCCAAGAGGCGCTTCTTCCAGTACTTTGACCAGCTGCGGCAGCTGCGCATGTGGAAAATGCAGCTTCTGGACGAAAACCATCTGTTTATCAAGTACACTAGTGAGGACGTGGTCACCCTGCGGGTCACGGATCCATCACAG GCATCTTTCTTTgtggtgtacaatatggtgacaACAGAGGTGATTGCTGTGTTTGAGAATACATCCGATGAGCTTTTAGAGCTCTTTGAGAACTTCTGTGACCTCTTCCGTAACGCCACCCTGCACAGTGAAGTCCAGTTTCCCTGCTCAGCTTCTAGCAACAATTTTGCAAGGCAGATCCAGCGCCG GTTTAAAGACACTATCGTGAATGCCAAGTACGGAGGGCACACGGAGGCAGTACGCCGGCTGCTGGGGCAGCTCCCCATCAGCGCCCAGTCTTACAGCGGTAGCCCCTaccttgatttgtctctcttcaGCTACGACGACAAGTGGGTGTCCGTCATGGAGCGACCCAAGACTTGTGGAGATCACCCTATCAG AGCAGCCACCGAGTGCTTTTTGGAACTAAGAGAGAAAGATAACCACTGGCAAACGAAGTTTTACCGGCATACTGAGTTTCGTGGAAAAGGACCGCCTGTCACACAGCCAACAAGGCAAGTGAAGGAAGGGGGGGAGACTGTCACAGGCCTCGGAATAAATGGAAGAAGTTGTAATGCAACAAGAGGCCTTGGGTGA
- the DET1 gene encoding DET1 homolog isoform X4, translated as MDHHVSTIKPRRIQNQNVIHRLERRRISSGKAGTHWHQVRVFHQNVFPNFTVVNVEKPPCFLRKFSPDGRYFIAFSSDQTSLEIYEYQGCQAAEDLLQGYEGEILSNGNDQRSVSIRGRLFERFFVLLHITNVAANGEHLNRECSLFTDDCRCVIVGSAAYLPDEPHPPFYEVYRNSESVTPNPRSPLEDYSLHIIDLHTGRLCDTRTFKCDKVVLSHNQGLYLYKNILAILSVQQQTIHVFQVTPEGTFIDVRTIGRFCYEDDLLTVSAVFPEVQRDSQTGMASPFRDPFINSLKHRLLVYLWRRAEQDGSAMAKRRFFQYFDQLRQLRMWKMQLLDENHLFIKYTSEDVVTLRVTDPSQASFFVVYNMVTTEVIAVFENTSDELLELFENFCDLFRNATLHSEVQFPCSASSNNFARQIQRRFKDTIVNAKYGGHTEAVRRLLGQLPISAQSYSGSPYLDLSLFSYDDKWVSVMERPKTCGDHPIRCTDHFPPCALESDN; from the exons ATGGATCATCATGTTTCCACCATCAAACCTCGAAGGATCCAGAACCAAAATGTCATTCACCGCCTGGAACGCCGACGGATCAGCTCGGGCAAGGCAGGCACCCACTGGCATCAGGTCCGAGTATTCCACCAGAATGTCTTCCCCAACTTCACGGTCGTCAATGTTGAAAAGCCTCCTTGTTTCTTGCGTAAATTCTCACCTGATGGACGCTACTTTATTGCTTTCTCTTCAGACCAGACGTCTCTCGAGATCTATGAGTACCAGGGCTGCCAGGCAGCCGAGGACCTACTGCAGGGCTATGAGGGGGAGATCCTGTCCAACGGCAATGACCAGCGGTCGGTCAGCATCCGCGGCCGGCTCTTTGAACGCTTCTTCGTCCTGCTGCACATCACCAACGTGGCCGCCAACGGTGAGCACCTGAACCGGGAGTGCAGCCTCTTCACTGACGACTGTCGCTGTGTCATCGTGGGCTCAGCTGCCTACCTCCCGGATGAGCCGCATCCTCCTTTTTACGAGGTGTATCGCAACAGTGAGTCCGTGACCCCCAACCCCCGGTCCCCTCTGGAGGACTATTCCCTCCACATCATTGACCTTCACACCGGCCGCCTATGCGATACGCGCACCTTCAAGTGTGATAAAGTGGTCCTGTCGCACAACCAAGGGCTGTACCTGTACAAAAACATCCTGGCCATCTTGTCAGTGCAGCAGCAGACCATCCACGTCTTCCAGGTGACCCCTGAAGGCACGTTCATTGACGTGAGGACCATCGGCCGCTTCTGCTACGAGGATGACCTCCTCACCGTGTCAGCTGTCTTCCCTGAGGTGCAGCGGGACAGTCAGACGGGCATGGCCAGTCCTTTCCGAGATCCCTTCATCAACTCCCTCAAACACCGGCTGCTGGTGTACTTGTGGCGCCGGGCGGAGCAGGACGGGAGTGCGATGGCCAAGAGGCGCTTCTTCCAGTACTTTGACCAGCTGCGGCAGCTGCGCATGTGGAAAATGCAGCTTCTGGACGAAAACCATCTGTTTATCAAGTACACTAGTGAGGACGTGGTCACCCTGCGGGTCACGGATCCATCACAG GCATCTTTCTTTgtggtgtacaatatggtgacaACAGAGGTGATTGCTGTGTTTGAGAATACATCCGATGAGCTTTTAGAGCTCTTTGAGAACTTCTGTGACCTCTTCCGTAACGCCACCCTGCACAGTGAAGTCCAGTTTCCCTGCTCAGCTTCTAGCAACAATTTTGCAAGGCAGATCCAGCGCCG GTTTAAAGACACTATCGTGAATGCCAAGTACGGAGGGCACACGGAGGCAGTACGCCGGCTGCTGGGGCAGCTCCCCATCAGCGCCCAGTCTTACAGCGGTAGCCCCTaccttgatttgtctctcttcaGCTACGACGACAAGTGGGTGTCCGTCATGGAGCGACCCAAGACTTGTGGAGATCACCCTATCAG